A stretch of DNA from bacterium:
GATGAAAAAGAAAACTGACACGATTTATCTGAAAATATTTAATCAAAAGAATTCCTCGGAGTTCTACTCCGGGGTTATATTGTCAGGATGAGCGAACACATCCTGAAAAGACATAATAAGAGTCTCCTGTTATACCATATTGTATGTCCTGCAAAATACAGGAGAAAGGTATTTACA
This window harbors:
- a CDS encoding IS200/IS605 family transposase, with amino-acid sequence MSEHILKRHNKSLLLYHIVCPAKYRRKVFT